A genome region from Salvia splendens isolate huo1 chromosome 19, SspV2, whole genome shotgun sequence includes the following:
- the LOC121780184 gene encoding uncharacterized protein LOC121780184 isoform X1: protein MEGKGTKRRLVQATLFPHKEPAINASENCVSDREDAVVEEEDEEWCGSNKKRRGTKRKGNSKLKKTPRANAKKEIENGKETPTKQVNASDSPVIPKSIFFVKVSEQRQLKRQQNQLVSTDSPEENGDICSVPSFVANGRTTPQKKKQQCKSTPRKEKSSIASKKMKRGKRELQFDHIQFDLPSDEQPMQKLPDQRLEAKLTAEEIEKGKETPTTQVNVGDPPVVLKSSFFLKVSEQRQLKRQQNQLVSADSPEEKGDICSVPSSVANCTTTPQKQKQRGKSTPRKERRSSTPSKKMKSGKRELQFDHIQFDLPPDKQPLQTLPDLRLEAKLTAEENTRMFSGRQIHPFFMSRKGGKTSQSLADPESNWSSIGRKEKGVAFNPIHVFENVQDYHSTFNWGHWIFSERNATSELQCGSAPLYEGSMASLNFDNSMNVPLFAPTSLHQNPHQCSVPQEQVSIVDQDLNLMPKCTEDLPAGCIESVLQDHKQESNGFASKIHLGGNLDRQLEEKLLQERIMSHYHTSHNQPENCLWTDKYQPLNAKQICGNPESVNFLREWLHLWHTRGSLIIRGCTDEVNSTPKDDDFDYQQTDDDGEESLKNVLLVTGPVGSGKSAAIYACARDQGFQIIEINASDWRSEALVKQKFGEAVESHWLQRTVENGTSTGKKSLSKFFKAVDTDMQCSNDEVIELIHLPDEELGDVYSSPKKSVNKRPTNCQNEVKTLILFEDVDASISEDHGFISTIQQLAVTAKRPMILTSNSGKPALPKSLDKLELKFSLPSVEELLGLANMICAAEKAEIHPYLLQRFVDHCRGDIRRTILLLQFWCQGQTLRTGNEQPTTYWPVPFDLDAGHHILPKIILWACPSRLSELVEVEIVKSLALIKETESVMGEIKVDEVNYYSADDISMQENEQDPIEVKKEKMLSFQSLDEAECTPFEVDPELLDICCSPVASTQKNSRKRVNTVLSSDSEDEFACGNIPLASTGELHEMKNTFHCLSTEIHHTPAEPAFQFKVDNLEESCSRLPQIVDNSLVEDASRLHDMSIVPESTFVHETEIIQETELFSTTVTYCNFSKEAESNWAFQNQDSMPDLKTAAGSQLAKSLHIFPSDLEMVGSDFVAVTASGCQEEVGDSLSKSEPDVPREFQLLDECSRVDIMWTMKSLDCAVADQKIDIMKETWKSLHNQSEDFKKYVTAEERSACQVLKFSHGMSNLISEADLLLKDCLTILCDSLSPLMIPSEKTHSYNYDDNQLEMSSILAQHGMCYYAKEITSLQSTMGCQNNLDLASEMLSSSANSVALGKLASQNRRKANRSSTETTGCSYILKSSESDLALDDILQTAVPSRSYLAAKGSAFHEYISTLGQISRYETSRLSNCIDNKRKGRGGRVPQNYLSGSLAMSSEEIQLLDRHTSYGEGHRPAGDGSLR, encoded by the exons ATGGAGGGGAAGGGCACGAAGCGACGATTGGTTCAAGCGACGCTGTTTCCTCACAAGGAGCCTGCAATTAATGCCAGTGAAAACTGCGTCTCGGACAGAGAAGATGCGGTGGTAgaagaggaggatgaggagtggTGTGGAAGTAACAAAAAACGGAGGGGAACTAAAAGGAAGGGAAATTCTAAGCTGAAAAAGACGCCCCGAGCTAATGCGAAGAAG GAGATAGAAAATGGAAAAGAAACTCCCACAAAACAAGTTAATGCCAGTGACTCCCCAGTTATTCCTA AGtcgattttttttgtgaaagTCTCTGAGCAGCGTCAGCTTAAAAGGCAGCAAAACCAGCTTGTATCCACAGACTCCCCTGAAGAAAATGGTGATATCTGTTCAGTCCCCAGCTTTGTTGCAA ATGGTAGGACTACTCCTCAAAAGAAGAAGCAGCAATGTAAATCAACCCCGAGGAAGGAAAAGAGTTCAATTGCCAGCAAGAAGATGAAAAGGGGCAAAAGAGAATTACAATTTGATCACATCCAATTTGATCTTCCATCCGATGAACAGCCTATGCAAAAACTCCCTGATCAAAGATTGGAGGCAAAATTGACAGCAGAG GAGATAGAAAAAGGCAAAGAAACTCCAACAACGCAAGTTAATGTTGGTGATCCCCCAGTTGTTCTCA AGTCGAGTTTCTTTCTGAAGGTCTCTGAGCAGCGTCAGCTGAAAAGGCAGCAAAACCAGCTGGTATCTGCAGACTCCCCTGAAGAAAAGGGTGATATCTGTTCAGTTCCGAGCTCTGTTGCAA ATTGTACGACTACTCCTCAAAAGCAGAAGCAGCGGGGTAAATCAACCCCAAGGAAGGAAAGGAGGAGTTCAACGCCCAGCAAGAAGATGAAAAGTGGCAAAAGAGAATTACAATTTGATCACAtccaatttgatcttccacCAGATAAACAGCCTTTGCAAACGCTTCCTGATCTGAGATTGGAGGCAAAATTGACGGCAGAG GAAAACACACGCATGTTTTCTGGACGACAAATTCATCCCTTTTTTATGTCAAGGAAAGGGGGGAAAACAAGTCAATCGTTGGCTGATCCAGAAAGCAATTGGTCCTCTATTgggagaaaggaaaaaggtgTTGCTTTCAACCCTATCCATGTATTTGAGAATGTTCAG GACTATCATTCAACTTTCAATTGGGGACATTGGATATTTTCTGAAAGAAATGCAACCAGTGAGCTGCAATGCGGAAGCGCACCACTTTATGAAGGATCCATGGCTTCCTTAAATTTTGATAACTCTATGAATGTCCCACTGTTCGCCCCAACATCATTACACCAAAACCCTCATCAGTGTTCTGTACCACAAGAACAGGTTTCTATTGTAGATCAGGATTTAAACTTGATGCCAAAATGTACAGAGGATTTGCCTGCTGGATGTATTGAATCCGTATTGCAG GATCATAAACAGGAAAGTAATGGTTTTGCCAGCAAGATTCACTTAGGTGGGAACTTGGATCGCCAGCTTGAGGAGAAACTTCTCCAGGAAAG GATCATGTCTCATTATCATACTAGTCACAACCAGCCTGAGAATTGCCTATGGACGGACAAGTACCAGCCTCTGAATGCCAAGCAG ATTTGTGGTAATCCCGAATCGGTGAACTTTTTACGCGAATGGCTTCATCTTTGGCACACAAGGGGTTCTCTGATCATTAGGGGTTGCACTGACGAAGTTAATTCTACTCCAAAAgatgatgattttgattatcaGCAAACTGATGACGATGGTGAAGAAAGCTTGAAGAATGTTCTTTTAGTTACTGGACCTGTTGGG AGTGGGAAATCTGCTGCCATCTATGCTTGTGCCAGAGATCAAGGATTTCAGATTATTGAG ATCAATGCATCAGACTGGCGTAGTGAAGCACTAGTGAAGCAAAAGTTCGGGGAGGCTGTTGAATCTCATTGGCTCCAACG CACAGTAGAAAATGGAACAAGTACGGGAAAAAAATCCTTATCAAAGTTCTTCAAGGCCGTTGACACCGATATGCAATGCTCCAATGATGAAGTAATTGAACTGATACACTTACCAGATGAGGAGTTGGGGGATGTATATTCATCACCTAAGAAATCAGTCAATAAGAGACCTACTAATTGTCAGAATGAAGTTAAAACCTTGATTCTTTTTGAAGATGTGGATGCTTCGATTTCTGAAGATCATGGCTTTATATCTACTATACAGCAACTTGCAGTGACTGCCAAAAGGCCTATGATATTGACAAGCAATA GTGGCAAACCTGCCCTCCCGAAAAGTTTGGACAAGTTGGAGTTAAAATTTTCTCTCCCATCAGTTGAGGAGCTACTTGGACTTGCCAATATG ATTTGTGCTGCAGAAAAAGCTGAAATTCATCCATATTTGCTTCAAAGATTTGTCGATCATTGTCGAGGAGACATCCGCAGAACTATACTGCTACTCCAGTTCTGGTGTCAGGGTCAAACTCTTAGGACAG GGAATGAACAGCCAACGACATATTGGCCAGTTCCGTTTGACCTTGATGCTGGACATCACattttaccaaaaataatactttggGCTTGTCCTTCACGGCTCTCGGAGCTGGTGGAGGTAGAGATTGTCAAGTCTTTGGCTTTGATAAAGGAAACCGAAAGTGTCATGGGTGAAATTAAGGTTGATGAGGTAAACTATTATAGCGCTGATGATATAAGTATGCAAGAAAATGAACAAGACCCTATTGAGGTGAAGAAGGAAAAGATGTTAAGCTTTCAGTCACTTGATGAAGCAGAATGTACACCATTTGAGGTTGATCCAGAGCTTTTGGATATCTGTTGCTCTCCAGTCGCATCGACTCAGAAAAATAGCCGGAAAAGGGTTAATACAGTTCTTTCCTCAGATTCTGAAGATGAATTTGCATGTGGAAACATTCCTCTCGCTTCTACTGGTGAATTACATGAGATGAAAAACACTTTTCATTGTTTATCCACTGAAATACATCACACCCCAGCTGAGCCAGCCTTCCAATTCAAAGTTGACAATTTGGAAGAAAGTTGTTCTCGGCTTCCACAAATTGTTGATAATTCCCTTGTGGAGGATGCAAGCAGATTACATGACATGTCAATTGTTCCAGAATCGACTTTTGTCCATGAGACTGAGATTATCCAGGAAACAGAGTTATTTTCCACAACTGTAACTTATTGTAATTTTTCCAAAGAAGCAGAATCAAATTGGGCATTCCAAAACCAAGATTCAATGCCCGACCTCAAAACTGCTGCTGGTTCTCAGCTGGCTAAATCTTTGCATATATTCCCGAGTGACCTTGAAATGGTAGGAAGCGATTTTGTTGCTGTTACAGCTTCTGGATGTCAAGAAGAGGTTGGGGATTCTCTTTCAAAATCTGAGCCAGATGTTCCTAGAGAGTTTCAACTTTTGGATGAATGTAGTCGAGTGGATATCATGTGGACAATGAAATCCCTAGACTGTGCAGTAGCTGATCAGAAAATTGACATCATGAAAGAAACATGGAAAAGCCTTCATAATCAGTCTGAGGATTTCAAAAAGTACGTCACTGCAGAAGAGAGATCTGCTTGTCAAGTTTTGAAATTTTCACATGGAATGAGTAATTTGATCTCAGAGGCTGATTTATTACTTAAAGACTGCCTTACGATATTATGT GATTCTTTGTCGCCATTGATGATTCCTAGTGAAAAAACACATTCGTATAATTATGATGATAATCAATTGGAGATGTCATCAATTCTAGCTCAGCATGGAATGTGCTACTACGCTAAAGAAATTACTTCGTTACAGTCAACAATGGGATGCCAAAACAATTTGGATTTGGCCTCAGAGATGTTGTCGTCCTCAGCAAACTCAGTTGCATTAGGCAAATTGGCTAGTCAGAACAGGAGAAAGGCCAATAGATCTAGTACAGAAACGACGGGATGCTCCTATATTCTAAAAAG CAGTGAATCAGACTTAGCCCTTGACGATATACTTCAGACTGCAGTCCCTTCAAGGTCGTACCTAGCTGCTAAGGGTAGTGCATTTCATGAATACATCTCAACATTAGGCCAGATTTCAAGATATGAAACCTCTCGTTTGTCCAACTGCATCGACAATAAGAGAAAGGGAAGAGG AGGTCGTGTCCCTCAGAACTATTTGTCCGGTTCGTTAGCAATGTCATCGGAGGAAATACAGTTGCTGGATCGACATACCAGCTACGGAGAAGGTCATCGTCCTGCTGGTGATGGAAGTCTCAGATAA
- the LOC121780184 gene encoding uncharacterized protein LOC121780184 isoform X3 — MEGKGTKRRLVQATLFPHKEPAINASENCVSDREDAVVEEEDEEWCGSNKKRRGTKRKGNSKLKKTPRANAKKEIENGKETPTKQVNASDSPVIPKSIFFVKVSEQRQLKRQQNQLVSTDSPEENGDICSVPSFVANGRTTPQKKKQQCKSTPRKEKSSIASKKMKRGKRELQFDHIQFDLPSDEQPMQKLPDQRLEAKLTAEEIEKGKETPTTQVNVGDPPVVLKSSFFLKVSEQRQLKRQQNQLVSADSPEEKGDICSVPSSVANCTTTPQKQKQRGKSTPRKERRSSTPSKKMKSGKRELQFDHIQFDLPPDKQPLQTLPDLRLEAKLTAEENTRMFSGRQIHPFFMSRKGGKTSQSLADPESNWSSIGRKEKGVAFNPIHVFENVQDYHSTFNWGHWIFSERNATSELQCGSAPLYEGSMASLNFDNSMNVPLFAPTSLHQNPHQCSVPQEQVSIVDQDLNLMPKCTEDLPAGCIESVLQESNGFASKIHLGGNLDRQLEEKLLQERIMSHYHTSHNQPENCLWTDKYQPLNAKQICGNPESVNFLREWLHLWHTRGSLIIRGCTDEVNSTPKDDDFDYQQTDDDGEESLKNVLLVTGPVGSGKSAAIYACARDQGFQIIEINASDWRSEALVKQKFGEAVESHWLQRTVENGTSTGKKSLSKFFKAVDTDMQCSNDEVIELIHLPDEELGDVYSSPKKSVNKRPTNCQNEVKTLILFEDVDASISEDHGFISTIQQLAVTAKRPMILTSNSGKPALPKSLDKLELKFSLPSVEELLGLANMICAAEKAEIHPYLLQRFVDHCRGDIRRTILLLQFWCQGQTLRTGNEQPTTYWPVPFDLDAGHHILPKIILWACPSRLSELVEVEIVKSLALIKETESVMGEIKVDEVNYYSADDISMQENEQDPIEVKKEKMLSFQSLDEAECTPFEVDPELLDICCSPVASTQKNSRKRVNTVLSSDSEDEFACGNIPLASTGELHEMKNTFHCLSTEIHHTPAEPAFQFKVDNLEESCSRLPQIVDNSLVEDASRLHDMSIVPESTFVHETEIIQETELFSTTVTYCNFSKEAESNWAFQNQDSMPDLKTAAGSQLAKSLHIFPSDLEMVGSDFVAVTASGCQEEVGDSLSKSEPDVPREFQLLDECSRVDIMWTMKSLDCAVADQKIDIMKETWKSLHNQSEDFKKYVTAEERSACQVLKFSHGMSNLISEADLLLKDCLTILCDSLSPLMIPSEKTHSYNYDDNQLEMSSILAQHGMCYYAKEITSLQSTMGCQNNLDLASEMLSSSANSVALGKLASQNRRKANRSSTETTGCSYILKSSESDLALDDILQTAVPSRSYLAAKGSAFHEYISTLGQISRYETSRLSNCIDNKRKGRGGRVPQNYLSGSLAMSSEEIQLLDRHTSYGEGHRPAGDGSLR, encoded by the exons ATGGAGGGGAAGGGCACGAAGCGACGATTGGTTCAAGCGACGCTGTTTCCTCACAAGGAGCCTGCAATTAATGCCAGTGAAAACTGCGTCTCGGACAGAGAAGATGCGGTGGTAgaagaggaggatgaggagtggTGTGGAAGTAACAAAAAACGGAGGGGAACTAAAAGGAAGGGAAATTCTAAGCTGAAAAAGACGCCCCGAGCTAATGCGAAGAAG GAGATAGAAAATGGAAAAGAAACTCCCACAAAACAAGTTAATGCCAGTGACTCCCCAGTTATTCCTA AGtcgattttttttgtgaaagTCTCTGAGCAGCGTCAGCTTAAAAGGCAGCAAAACCAGCTTGTATCCACAGACTCCCCTGAAGAAAATGGTGATATCTGTTCAGTCCCCAGCTTTGTTGCAA ATGGTAGGACTACTCCTCAAAAGAAGAAGCAGCAATGTAAATCAACCCCGAGGAAGGAAAAGAGTTCAATTGCCAGCAAGAAGATGAAAAGGGGCAAAAGAGAATTACAATTTGATCACATCCAATTTGATCTTCCATCCGATGAACAGCCTATGCAAAAACTCCCTGATCAAAGATTGGAGGCAAAATTGACAGCAGAG GAGATAGAAAAAGGCAAAGAAACTCCAACAACGCAAGTTAATGTTGGTGATCCCCCAGTTGTTCTCA AGTCGAGTTTCTTTCTGAAGGTCTCTGAGCAGCGTCAGCTGAAAAGGCAGCAAAACCAGCTGGTATCTGCAGACTCCCCTGAAGAAAAGGGTGATATCTGTTCAGTTCCGAGCTCTGTTGCAA ATTGTACGACTACTCCTCAAAAGCAGAAGCAGCGGGGTAAATCAACCCCAAGGAAGGAAAGGAGGAGTTCAACGCCCAGCAAGAAGATGAAAAGTGGCAAAAGAGAATTACAATTTGATCACAtccaatttgatcttccacCAGATAAACAGCCTTTGCAAACGCTTCCTGATCTGAGATTGGAGGCAAAATTGACGGCAGAG GAAAACACACGCATGTTTTCTGGACGACAAATTCATCCCTTTTTTATGTCAAGGAAAGGGGGGAAAACAAGTCAATCGTTGGCTGATCCAGAAAGCAATTGGTCCTCTATTgggagaaaggaaaaaggtgTTGCTTTCAACCCTATCCATGTATTTGAGAATGTTCAG GACTATCATTCAACTTTCAATTGGGGACATTGGATATTTTCTGAAAGAAATGCAACCAGTGAGCTGCAATGCGGAAGCGCACCACTTTATGAAGGATCCATGGCTTCCTTAAATTTTGATAACTCTATGAATGTCCCACTGTTCGCCCCAACATCATTACACCAAAACCCTCATCAGTGTTCTGTACCACAAGAACAGGTTTCTATTGTAGATCAGGATTTAAACTTGATGCCAAAATGTACAGAGGATTTGCCTGCTGGATGTATTGAATCCGTATTGCAG GAAAGTAATGGTTTTGCCAGCAAGATTCACTTAGGTGGGAACTTGGATCGCCAGCTTGAGGAGAAACTTCTCCAGGAAAG GATCATGTCTCATTATCATACTAGTCACAACCAGCCTGAGAATTGCCTATGGACGGACAAGTACCAGCCTCTGAATGCCAAGCAG ATTTGTGGTAATCCCGAATCGGTGAACTTTTTACGCGAATGGCTTCATCTTTGGCACACAAGGGGTTCTCTGATCATTAGGGGTTGCACTGACGAAGTTAATTCTACTCCAAAAgatgatgattttgattatcaGCAAACTGATGACGATGGTGAAGAAAGCTTGAAGAATGTTCTTTTAGTTACTGGACCTGTTGGG AGTGGGAAATCTGCTGCCATCTATGCTTGTGCCAGAGATCAAGGATTTCAGATTATTGAG ATCAATGCATCAGACTGGCGTAGTGAAGCACTAGTGAAGCAAAAGTTCGGGGAGGCTGTTGAATCTCATTGGCTCCAACG CACAGTAGAAAATGGAACAAGTACGGGAAAAAAATCCTTATCAAAGTTCTTCAAGGCCGTTGACACCGATATGCAATGCTCCAATGATGAAGTAATTGAACTGATACACTTACCAGATGAGGAGTTGGGGGATGTATATTCATCACCTAAGAAATCAGTCAATAAGAGACCTACTAATTGTCAGAATGAAGTTAAAACCTTGATTCTTTTTGAAGATGTGGATGCTTCGATTTCTGAAGATCATGGCTTTATATCTACTATACAGCAACTTGCAGTGACTGCCAAAAGGCCTATGATATTGACAAGCAATA GTGGCAAACCTGCCCTCCCGAAAAGTTTGGACAAGTTGGAGTTAAAATTTTCTCTCCCATCAGTTGAGGAGCTACTTGGACTTGCCAATATG ATTTGTGCTGCAGAAAAAGCTGAAATTCATCCATATTTGCTTCAAAGATTTGTCGATCATTGTCGAGGAGACATCCGCAGAACTATACTGCTACTCCAGTTCTGGTGTCAGGGTCAAACTCTTAGGACAG GGAATGAACAGCCAACGACATATTGGCCAGTTCCGTTTGACCTTGATGCTGGACATCACattttaccaaaaataatactttggGCTTGTCCTTCACGGCTCTCGGAGCTGGTGGAGGTAGAGATTGTCAAGTCTTTGGCTTTGATAAAGGAAACCGAAAGTGTCATGGGTGAAATTAAGGTTGATGAGGTAAACTATTATAGCGCTGATGATATAAGTATGCAAGAAAATGAACAAGACCCTATTGAGGTGAAGAAGGAAAAGATGTTAAGCTTTCAGTCACTTGATGAAGCAGAATGTACACCATTTGAGGTTGATCCAGAGCTTTTGGATATCTGTTGCTCTCCAGTCGCATCGACTCAGAAAAATAGCCGGAAAAGGGTTAATACAGTTCTTTCCTCAGATTCTGAAGATGAATTTGCATGTGGAAACATTCCTCTCGCTTCTACTGGTGAATTACATGAGATGAAAAACACTTTTCATTGTTTATCCACTGAAATACATCACACCCCAGCTGAGCCAGCCTTCCAATTCAAAGTTGACAATTTGGAAGAAAGTTGTTCTCGGCTTCCACAAATTGTTGATAATTCCCTTGTGGAGGATGCAAGCAGATTACATGACATGTCAATTGTTCCAGAATCGACTTTTGTCCATGAGACTGAGATTATCCAGGAAACAGAGTTATTTTCCACAACTGTAACTTATTGTAATTTTTCCAAAGAAGCAGAATCAAATTGGGCATTCCAAAACCAAGATTCAATGCCCGACCTCAAAACTGCTGCTGGTTCTCAGCTGGCTAAATCTTTGCATATATTCCCGAGTGACCTTGAAATGGTAGGAAGCGATTTTGTTGCTGTTACAGCTTCTGGATGTCAAGAAGAGGTTGGGGATTCTCTTTCAAAATCTGAGCCAGATGTTCCTAGAGAGTTTCAACTTTTGGATGAATGTAGTCGAGTGGATATCATGTGGACAATGAAATCCCTAGACTGTGCAGTAGCTGATCAGAAAATTGACATCATGAAAGAAACATGGAAAAGCCTTCATAATCAGTCTGAGGATTTCAAAAAGTACGTCACTGCAGAAGAGAGATCTGCTTGTCAAGTTTTGAAATTTTCACATGGAATGAGTAATTTGATCTCAGAGGCTGATTTATTACTTAAAGACTGCCTTACGATATTATGT GATTCTTTGTCGCCATTGATGATTCCTAGTGAAAAAACACATTCGTATAATTATGATGATAATCAATTGGAGATGTCATCAATTCTAGCTCAGCATGGAATGTGCTACTACGCTAAAGAAATTACTTCGTTACAGTCAACAATGGGATGCCAAAACAATTTGGATTTGGCCTCAGAGATGTTGTCGTCCTCAGCAAACTCAGTTGCATTAGGCAAATTGGCTAGTCAGAACAGGAGAAAGGCCAATAGATCTAGTACAGAAACGACGGGATGCTCCTATATTCTAAAAAG CAGTGAATCAGACTTAGCCCTTGACGATATACTTCAGACTGCAGTCCCTTCAAGGTCGTACCTAGCTGCTAAGGGTAGTGCATTTCATGAATACATCTCAACATTAGGCCAGATTTCAAGATATGAAACCTCTCGTTTGTCCAACTGCATCGACAATAAGAGAAAGGGAAGAGG AGGTCGTGTCCCTCAGAACTATTTGTCCGGTTCGTTAGCAATGTCATCGGAGGAAATACAGTTGCTGGATCGACATACCAGCTACGGAGAAGGTCATCGTCCTGCTGGTGATGGAAGTCTCAGATAA